In Reichenbachiella agarivorans, one genomic interval encodes:
- a CDS encoding substrate import-associated zinc metallohydrolase lipoprotein, protein MMRSRLNIPFLKRGKFFVCLLLLTACLHDEKLNEPVKEGDEPTSALDVYIDENFTQAYNIAVRYKYVDNYVDPGQRVAPPILDVVKPMLDFVQEYWIDVYLAVENGEAFFRRYVPAELIFLGGLIYNGDGTVTLGTADAGARITYTNVNGFDLDDPDWLQLQLQVTYHEFAHIVHQEFSLPSGFENISPAGYSSAGSWYNLTEEEALQRGFVSPYATSSVNEDFAETIAFYVFDASFFEHYINLDADCVTADCENDNAGKEKIFEKLTSIKEHYLKVTGVDLDDLRAELQSKL, encoded by the coding sequence ATGATGAGAAGTAGGCTAAATATACCATTTCTGAAAAGAGGCAAATTCTTCGTTTGTCTGCTGCTGCTGACTGCATGTTTGCATGACGAAAAGCTCAATGAACCTGTGAAGGAGGGAGACGAACCAACCTCTGCTTTGGATGTTTATATCGACGAGAACTTCACACAAGCGTATAACATAGCCGTGCGGTACAAGTACGTGGACAACTATGTAGACCCTGGTCAACGTGTCGCACCACCGATCTTGGATGTGGTCAAGCCTATGTTGGATTTTGTACAGGAGTATTGGATAGATGTCTATTTAGCGGTAGAAAATGGGGAAGCCTTTTTTAGACGCTACGTCCCTGCAGAGTTGATTTTCTTGGGAGGGTTGATCTACAATGGAGACGGTACTGTGACGCTGGGTACAGCAGATGCTGGAGCGCGGATCACCTATACCAATGTCAATGGTTTTGATTTGGATGATCCAGATTGGTTGCAATTGCAATTGCAAGTGACCTACCATGAATTCGCCCATATTGTGCACCAAGAATTTTCCCTCCCGTCTGGCTTTGAGAATATTTCTCCAGCAGGCTACTCTAGTGCGGGATCATGGTACAATCTCACAGAAGAGGAAGCCTTGCAGCGTGGTTTTGTATCTCCCTATGCCACCAGTTCGGTTAATGAAGACTTTGCAGAGACGATAGCATTCTATGTATTTGATGCGTCGTTTTTCGAGCATTATATCAACCTAGACGCAGATTGTGTCACTGCCGATTGTGAAAATGACAATGCAGGCAAAGAGAAAATATTTGAGAAATTGACTTCTATCAAAGAGCACTATCTGAAAGTGACAGGTGTGGATTTGGATGATTTGAGAGCAGAATTACAATCTAAATTGTAA
- a CDS encoding carbonic anhydrase has product MERRIVETYTASDNFFLTAMGGVFERDQLEAVAWLMSDNEIENIYVVNDTACSFIANACATGSIDRTDENAGKVLATLLQSHATQLEGLSVREKSEKLAQLNGQRQAEVLFEDPMLVDRIKSGEIKLKGLLFDRSKVAFTEYEIQLEQVIVG; this is encoded by the coding sequence TTGGAAAGAAGGATAGTGGAGACGTACACTGCGTCTGATAACTTTTTTTTGACAGCAATGGGGGGCGTTTTTGAGCGTGATCAATTGGAAGCCGTCGCTTGGTTGATGTCTGACAATGAAATAGAAAACATCTATGTGGTCAATGATACAGCATGTTCATTCATCGCCAATGCATGTGCCACGGGTTCTATTGATAGGACGGATGAAAATGCGGGGAAGGTTTTAGCAACTTTGCTACAAAGCCATGCCACACAGTTGGAAGGGTTGAGTGTCAGAGAGAAATCAGAAAAGCTCGCTCAGCTCAATGGTCAACGTCAAGCGGAGGTATTATTTGAAGACCCGATGTTGGTCGACCGTATCAAAAGTGGTGAAATCAAACTAAAGGGCTTGTTGTTTGATCGAAGCAAGGTGGCGTTCACAGAATACGAGATCCAATTGGAGCAGGTGATTGTAGGCTAA
- a CDS encoding DUF4302 domain-containing protein: MRKLLYLSILILLWSCGSEDDKGLDSADERRQAAIDDLQDKLMAAEHGWVLNYQPVPGSGVYYILLDFDEDEVRIQSDVADMEGRLFDQTIPYRVDVQLAVQLTFETYAVFHYLFEQDQSTFGAEFEFFYLDEQDGNIRLYSKSDGLTEITIATLVPAAANADQAFSREEAGNFDSFDLYNQPFGDQVIQQLYLSTDDVSVFWTIDLTKRIIRVDGAAPGQDSKMITAASWVDIDQEIPYSFLDGKMVLANPIVFNLGGKSYSISEIALDSYTEDGTVYCSSEAQNAPSYTASVAGVGAAELKHSLFDAGGLNFTTEADIPYSVNVFFVGDSTGQSLTADDRIIGQTYPDATGFIFNYGRDSVEIAYSVGISFIDENNVGQTHLRGFDATVVEGNFIKITLNDTFHYTNAAEVEAIDEQNLRDVTDEIFSQGEIYIANWPIQDGLVIFRLFNPCNGYEVVLVKP; the protein is encoded by the coding sequence ATGAGAAAACTACTCTACCTATCGATCTTGATTTTGCTTTGGAGCTGTGGCTCTGAGGATGACAAAGGCTTGGACAGTGCGGACGAAAGACGACAAGCCGCCATAGACGACCTACAGGACAAGTTGATGGCAGCTGAGCACGGTTGGGTGCTCAATTACCAACCTGTGCCAGGATCGGGTGTTTACTACATTTTGTTGGATTTTGATGAGGATGAAGTGCGCATACAATCCGACGTAGCGGATATGGAAGGTAGGTTATTTGATCAGACAATCCCATACCGTGTCGATGTGCAGTTGGCTGTTCAGTTGACTTTTGAGACTTATGCGGTATTCCATTATCTCTTTGAACAGGATCAATCTACCTTCGGGGCAGAATTTGAGTTTTTCTACCTTGACGAGCAGGATGGCAACATCAGATTGTATAGCAAATCTGATGGCTTGACAGAAATAACCATTGCCACACTGGTACCTGCAGCAGCCAATGCAGATCAAGCATTTTCTAGAGAGGAAGCGGGAAATTTTGATTCCTTTGACTTATATAATCAGCCTTTTGGCGACCAGGTGATTCAGCAACTGTACCTGTCTACCGACGATGTGTCTGTGTTTTGGACGATAGATCTGACTAAGAGAATCATCCGTGTGGATGGGGCTGCACCAGGACAAGATAGCAAGATGATCACTGCTGCCAGTTGGGTAGATATTGATCAAGAGATTCCCTATTCCTTCTTGGATGGGAAAATGGTGTTAGCAAACCCTATTGTTTTCAATTTGGGAGGAAAGTCATATAGTATTTCGGAGATTGCCCTGGATAGTTATACAGAAGATGGGACAGTGTATTGCTCTAGTGAAGCACAAAATGCGCCGAGCTATACAGCCAGTGTTGCGGGGGTAGGAGCTGCTGAGTTGAAACATTCTTTGTTTGATGCTGGGGGATTGAATTTCACTACGGAGGCTGATATTCCTTATTCGGTCAATGTTTTCTTTGTGGGAGACAGTACTGGTCAGTCTTTGACCGCAGATGACAGGATTATCGGGCAGACATATCCTGATGCGACTGGCTTCATATTCAACTATGGTCGTGATTCGGTGGAGATAGCCTATTCTGTCGGGATCAGCTTCATAGATGAAAACAACGTAGGTCAAACGCATTTAAGAGGATTTGACGCCACAGTAGTAGAGGGCAATTTCATCAAAATCACACTCAATGATACTTTTCATTATACCAATGCAGCAGAGGTAGAGGCCATTGATGAGCAGAACCTGCGAGATGTAACTGATGAGATATTTTCTCAAGGAGAGATTTATATAGCCAATTGGCCGATTCAAGATGGTTTAGTGATATTCAGGCTATTCAATCCTTGCAATGGCTATGAAGTCGTGTTGGTGAAACCTTAA
- a CDS encoding Crp/Fnr family transcriptional regulator, translating into MIRKFTFNNQYIFNELPQSDKELFEKVMHNQKYHKSQAVFTQESIPSRMFFVKEGKVKKFKVDAEGREQIIYIYNAGEFFGYSALLSDETYSTSTTAIEDSTISFIYKEDFFRILDNSTSFSRLLLKSLSHEFRVTTNLMAVLSQRTVRERVALCLLILHNKYKVSEGKEISISRLDLANMVGTVIETLARILHDLRNENLIALEGKKIKITNTEGLEAISNYY; encoded by the coding sequence ATGATTAGAAAATTCACTTTCAACAATCAATACATATTCAATGAACTCCCACAAAGCGACAAGGAGTTATTTGAAAAGGTGATGCACAACCAAAAGTACCACAAGAGCCAAGCTGTATTCACCCAAGAATCTATTCCTTCAAGGATGTTTTTTGTCAAGGAGGGCAAGGTCAAGAAGTTCAAAGTGGATGCCGAAGGTCGCGAGCAAATCATCTACATCTACAATGCAGGAGAGTTTTTTGGTTATTCGGCCCTATTGAGTGATGAGACCTATTCTACGTCCACCACTGCCATCGAAGACTCTACGATTTCTTTTATCTACAAAGAGGACTTCTTTCGTATTCTAGACAATTCTACCTCGTTTTCACGTTTGCTGTTGAAGAGTCTCAGTCATGAGTTTAGAGTCACGACCAACCTGATGGCAGTGCTGTCTCAGCGAACCGTACGAGAGCGGGTCGCCCTCTGCTTGTTGATTCTACACAACAAGTACAAAGTAAGTGAGGGGAAAGAAATATCAATATCAAGACTGGATTTGGCAAATATGGTCGGGACTGTGATAGAAACACTCGCGAGGATCCTTCATGACCTCCGAAATGAAAACCTCATCGCTCTTGAAGGCAAGAAGATCAAAATAACCAACACTGAAGGTCTGGAAGCTATCAGCAACTATTATTGA
- a CDS encoding tetratricopeptide repeat-containing sensor histidine kinase, translated as MRTLYKTLLLACYIWVIAPTSYAESGSAMGSIDSLKTAMQGAKDKELVDLYNDISWKYRNIRIDSSLIYGQRAYNLAVKLNYPLGISTSLNFIGIAKRNHSNFLGALENFFEALKHAEQSRNLIQISYSLINIGNIYVFQTNYDGAIQYFEKALINAEKLEDIDLMAYCHVNLGRSYTGLEQYEKAEENLLEAIKLRKEQNNQEGTVITRVDLANLYILSDRLDEAQTILLSNLPEVNALGHKTTLAYSYLNLSKIRLKQNQLNDAERYAKITLQICIDNDIKKVESDVLQLLSSIYEAGSNNKKALLYHQMYVDKKDSIFSEENTRKIESLHASYEAEKKEAETRYLKQQSELNQMVISRQKIIIWLAIISSVLFLAFAIITFKASRDRRKMTLQIEKQKEEAYKHNNSLIDLNHEKNNLIRILSHDLRAPINNIKGLTQIHQSSLIDKMSESDNQMLEHIIGESDRLLEMITKILNVEALEEESKNYISDRINVNYVLQQVLNNYLSAAKSKNIKITSKLGTKPSFIMGDQIHFYQVVENLISNAIKFSERNTEITVEVSIPNENGRVRISFIDQGPGLTDDDKKKIFNKFQTLSAKPTGNEQSTGLGLSIVKQYVEQMEGKISVESEVGKGSNFSIEFFQAKEV; from the coding sequence ATGAGGACATTGTATAAAACACTATTACTTGCTTGCTACATATGGGTCATTGCACCTACATCCTACGCTGAGTCAGGTTCGGCTATGGGCAGCATCGACAGTCTCAAAACTGCCATGCAAGGCGCCAAAGACAAGGAGCTGGTAGACCTATACAACGACATCAGTTGGAAATACCGCAACATCAGAATTGACTCCTCGCTGATTTATGGACAGAGAGCCTACAACCTTGCCGTCAAACTCAATTATCCACTAGGCATCAGTACCAGTTTGAATTTCATCGGGATCGCCAAAAGAAATCACAGCAATTTCCTCGGTGCCTTGGAAAACTTTTTTGAGGCACTCAAACATGCCGAGCAAAGTCGCAACCTCATACAGATTAGTTACTCCCTGATCAACATTGGCAATATCTATGTTTTTCAGACCAACTATGATGGTGCCATCCAATATTTTGAAAAGGCACTGATCAACGCCGAGAAACTGGAAGACATAGATTTGATGGCCTACTGCCATGTCAATCTAGGTAGATCCTATACTGGATTGGAACAATACGAAAAAGCCGAAGAAAATCTACTAGAGGCCATCAAACTGCGTAAGGAACAAAACAATCAAGAGGGAACTGTCATCACCCGAGTGGATCTGGCCAACTTGTATATCCTCAGCGACCGACTGGACGAGGCTCAAACTATCCTCCTGTCCAACCTACCTGAAGTCAACGCCCTGGGACACAAAACTACCCTAGCCTACAGCTACTTGAATCTGTCCAAAATACGCCTCAAGCAAAATCAACTCAATGACGCTGAAAGGTACGCAAAAATTACGCTCCAAATATGTATAGACAATGATATCAAAAAAGTAGAAAGTGATGTCCTGCAGTTGCTGTCATCCATCTATGAAGCGGGGAGCAACAACAAAAAAGCGTTACTCTATCACCAAATGTATGTAGATAAGAAGGATTCTATCTTCAGCGAAGAAAACACCAGAAAGATCGAATCACTACACGCCAGCTACGAGGCAGAAAAGAAGGAAGCAGAAACCCGCTACCTCAAACAGCAATCTGAACTGAACCAAATGGTAATCAGCAGGCAAAAAATCATTATTTGGTTGGCCATTATTTCATCTGTGCTGTTCTTGGCTTTTGCCATCATCACGTTCAAGGCCTCTCGTGACCGCCGAAAGATGACCCTGCAGATAGAAAAGCAGAAAGAAGAAGCATACAAACACAACAACAGCCTGATCGACCTAAACCACGAAAAGAACAACCTGATCCGTATATTGTCTCACGATCTGCGTGCACCGATCAACAACATCAAAGGCCTCACACAGATACACCAGTCCAGCCTGATAGACAAAATGAGTGAATCCGATAATCAGATGTTGGAACACATCATTGGTGAGTCAGACAGACTTTTGGAGATGATTACTAAAATTTTGAACGTAGAGGCATTAGAAGAAGAATCCAAAAACTACATCTCTGACCGCATCAACGTGAACTATGTCTTGCAGCAGGTTTTGAACAATTACCTATCTGCGGCCAAAAGCAAAAACATCAAGATTACTTCCAAACTGGGCACTAAACCTAGTTTCATCATGGGAGATCAAATACACTTCTACCAAGTGGTAGAAAACCTGATCTCCAATGCCATCAAATTTTCGGAGCGAAATACTGAAATCACAGTAGAGGTATCTATTCCAAACGAAAATGGCAGAGTCAGAATTTCTTTCATTGATCAGGGCCCAGGCTTGACTGATGATGACAAAAAGAAAATCTTCAATAAATTTCAAACCCTCAGCGCCAAACCTACAGGCAACGAGCAGTCTACTGGTCTAGGATTGTCTATAGTCAAGCAATACGTGGAACAAATGGAGGGAAAGATTAGCGTGGAGAGCGAAGTAGGAAAAGGCTCCAACTTCAGCATCGAGTTCTTCCAGGCCAAAGAAGTTTAA
- a CDS encoding sulfite exporter TauE/SafE family protein: MYWSAIILGFLGSMHCVVMCGPIALTLQGQPNLQRFLFTRVAYNLGRITTYAGLGVLLGLAGKGIQLADFQQVLSIVLGLSMILLAIALYQRHQINLGSQYLRAINSVFKRSFGRFLQSKNPMSTYLVGLINGFLPCGLVYAALAGALATADISTGAWYMTVFGLGTFPAMLVVSLGGKLLGIKINSQMHKISSLFVLALGLILIVRGLHLDIPYLSPVIGFLYPLDAGMTICQ; this comes from the coding sequence TGTGGACCAATCGCACTGACGCTACAGGGACAACCGAATCTTCAGAGATTTTTGTTCACTCGGGTTGCATACAATTTGGGAAGAATCACTACTTATGCAGGCTTGGGAGTGCTGCTGGGATTGGCAGGCAAAGGAATCCAGTTGGCAGACTTTCAGCAGGTCCTGTCCATAGTATTGGGCCTATCGATGATTCTACTGGCCATTGCGCTCTACCAACGCCACCAAATCAATCTAGGCAGCCAATACCTCAGGGCAATCAACAGCGTCTTCAAACGCTCCTTTGGTCGCTTTTTGCAGAGCAAAAACCCCATGAGTACCTACCTGGTCGGGTTGATCAATGGTTTCTTACCTTGTGGATTGGTCTATGCTGCCTTGGCTGGTGCTTTAGCCACGGCAGACATCAGTACTGGTGCATGGTATATGACCGTCTTTGGCTTGGGTACTTTCCCTGCCATGCTGGTCGTCTCTCTCGGTGGCAAACTACTTGGTATCAAAATCAACAGCCAGATGCACAAAATTTCTTCTTTGTTCGTCCTTGCTTTAGGTCTGATCCTGATCGTCCGTGGACTCCACTTGGATATCCCCTATCTCAGCCCTGTGATTGGCTTCCTATACCCATTGGATGCGGGCATGACGATTTGCCAGTAG
- a CDS encoding RagB/SusD family nutrient uptake outer membrane protein, producing MNKTYLLALVLLSSLAGCNDFLDENPDNRVELDDLDKTAQLVTNAYSIASPAFTDWMTDDFVYTFGTNIRPAHDQMYRWEDVTAGPDEQDTPDFFWYETYNAIAHANEVLAVLDELPVESDEDIAQKKAIEAEALLTRAYGHFMIVNLFAEHYNINTASSDDGIPYVRAPETTFLAEYERVSVSRVYSLIEDDLLDGLDGLDESFFNNSGKYHFNRNAALAFASRFYLYKGDMVRCLQYSNELLGSNPAAFVRDFTSDEYNAAKSSITGYPQLYSSPEETANLLLMRKVSLMQRTDYAFGVEENFYGDLFSSNPFGATDERENPALVKGQNALFPLRYESLFERSSLNSNTGTPYHIGIMFRGEEVLFNRIEANLYGGKLDACLADLQVLTDRRYTGVADLTLSLSMLRSFYGADDEPSFSDADIVLNYMLLEKRKEFLAQGQRWFDIKRYGMSVQHGFGDAGSIVLQPNDLRKVLQIPQSAQDIGGLEDNPR from the coding sequence ATGAACAAAACATATCTTTTGGCTTTGGTGCTGTTGTCCAGTTTAGCAGGCTGCAATGATTTTTTGGATGAAAATCCAGACAATAGAGTTGAACTGGATGACCTAGACAAAACAGCTCAATTGGTGACCAATGCTTATTCCATTGCCAGTCCAGCATTTACAGATTGGATGACCGACGATTTTGTCTACACTTTTGGTACAAATATTCGTCCTGCTCACGATCAGATGTATCGGTGGGAGGACGTGACCGCTGGACCAGATGAGCAGGATACACCAGATTTCTTTTGGTACGAGACCTACAATGCCATCGCCCACGCCAATGAAGTATTGGCCGTCTTGGATGAGTTGCCTGTGGAGTCCGACGAAGACATAGCACAAAAGAAAGCCATAGAGGCAGAGGCTTTGTTGACCCGTGCCTATGGTCACTTTATGATCGTAAACCTATTTGCTGAGCATTACAACATCAATACGGCCTCTTCAGATGATGGGATTCCGTATGTCAGAGCGCCAGAGACAACCTTTTTGGCTGAGTATGAGCGCGTGTCAGTTTCCAGAGTGTACAGCCTCATCGAGGATGATCTGTTGGATGGATTGGACGGTTTAGATGAGTCTTTTTTCAATAACTCTGGGAAATATCATTTCAACAGAAACGCTGCTTTGGCATTTGCCAGTCGGTTTTATCTCTACAAAGGAGACATGGTACGGTGTCTTCAATACAGCAATGAATTGTTGGGAAGCAATCCTGCGGCCTTTGTCCGAGACTTTACCTCTGATGAGTACAATGCTGCCAAATCGTCCATTACTGGTTATCCTCAATTGTATTCCTCACCAGAGGAAACAGCCAATTTACTGTTGATGAGAAAGGTATCGTTGATGCAGCGCACGGATTATGCTTTCGGAGTGGAAGAGAATTTTTATGGAGACTTGTTTAGTAGCAATCCATTTGGAGCGACAGATGAACGAGAAAACCCGGCACTTGTCAAGGGGCAAAATGCTTTGTTTCCACTCAGGTATGAGAGTTTGTTTGAGAGGAGTAGTTTAAATTCCAACACAGGGACTCCCTATCATATTGGTATTATGTTTAGAGGGGAAGAGGTCTTGTTCAATAGGATTGAAGCCAATTTGTATGGAGGTAAATTGGATGCATGTCTGGCAGATTTGCAGGTGTTGACAGATCGTCGCTATACAGGAGTAGCAGATTTGACATTGAGTTTGTCCATGTTGCGTAGTTTCTATGGCGCGGATGACGAGCCAAGCTTTAGTGATGCAGACATTGTGCTCAATTACATGCTTTTAGAAAAAAGAAAGGAGTTTTTGGCACAGGGTCAGAGGTGGTTTGACATCAAGAGATATGGTATGTCTGTGCAGCATGGGTTTGGCGATGCAGGGAGTATAGTGCTGCAACCCAACGACCTTAGAAAAGTATTGCAAATCCCACAATCTGCACAAGATATTGGAGGACTAGAAGACAATCCTAGATGA
- a CDS encoding aminotransferase class V-fold PLP-dependent enzyme, with the protein MNFDEIRKCIVGWDQCFDTVLGSQSMIYADWVAGGRLYGPIEERMLNQVGPWLANTHSYSNRTGSYMTAAYDEARSIIKQHVNASDTDMLVMTGSGMTGALRRFLQILKLDQLSEKPVILTSHMEHHSHQVGWVASGCEVVVVPPNKNLTVDLSIWREYLQQYHDRQIIAAFTSGSNVTGILLPVHQLASLVHHYGGKCFVDYAATAPYTDINMHPSIEDERLDAIYFSPHKFLGGPGSAGVLLFDEALYDGISSIPGGGNVTWTKPWGGYGITAHKETKEDGGTPSFLQTIRAAMSIQLKEKMGVAHIEARERQLLQAAIQGLTAIDGVQILGDLESKRIGVVSFNITGIHYNAVVRLLNDYFAIQVRGGWACASTYVHYLFGIDEAASDTLTREIDQKNLTHKPGFVRVSLHPTMTDEELQKIIAGVEYIATHKEELIKAYRYNQSTNDFERIGSESVDRKEIAALFAF; encoded by the coding sequence ATGAATTTCGATGAAATTAGGAAATGTATCGTTGGCTGGGATCAATGCTTCGATACAGTCCTTGGGAGTCAGTCGATGATCTATGCTGATTGGGTAGCTGGAGGTAGATTGTATGGCCCGATCGAGGAGCGAATGCTCAACCAAGTCGGTCCTTGGTTGGCCAATACGCACTCCTACTCGAATAGAACTGGAAGCTACATGACCGCAGCTTATGATGAAGCCCGCAGCATCATTAAACAACACGTCAATGCCTCTGATACGGATATGCTGGTCATGACAGGTAGTGGCATGACTGGGGCTTTGCGTAGATTTTTGCAAATTTTGAAACTGGATCAACTGTCAGAGAAGCCCGTGATACTTACATCGCATATGGAGCATCATTCGCATCAGGTGGGATGGGTTGCCTCGGGTTGTGAAGTGGTAGTAGTGCCACCAAACAAAAATTTAACTGTGGATTTGTCTATTTGGAGAGAGTACTTGCAACAGTACCATGATCGTCAGATTATAGCTGCCTTTACCTCTGGATCCAACGTGACAGGGATATTGCTACCTGTGCATCAGTTGGCATCTTTGGTACATCACTATGGAGGGAAATGTTTTGTGGATTATGCAGCTACGGCACCTTATACTGATATCAATATGCACCCTAGTATAGAGGATGAAAGATTGGACGCCATCTACTTTTCTCCGCACAAGTTTTTGGGAGGGCCTGGATCAGCTGGCGTATTGCTGTTTGACGAAGCCTTGTATGATGGCATATCTAGCATCCCAGGCGGTGGCAATGTCACATGGACCAAGCCTTGGGGTGGCTATGGCATCACAGCACACAAAGAAACCAAGGAAGATGGCGGGACTCCGTCTTTCTTACAAACGATCCGTGCTGCCATGTCTATCCAGCTCAAAGAAAAGATGGGAGTCGCCCATATCGAAGCACGAGAGAGGCAATTGCTCCAAGCTGCGATCCAAGGCTTGACAGCCATAGACGGCGTACAGATATTAGGCGATTTGGAATCAAAGAGGATAGGTGTAGTTTCTTTCAATATCACTGGCATCCACTACAATGCCGTTGTCCGCCTTCTCAATGATTATTTTGCCATACAGGTACGTGGGGGATGGGCTTGTGCGAGTACCTATGTGCATTATTTGTTTGGTATAGACGAGGCGGCATCAGATACCTTGACTAGAGAGATAGATCAGAAGAATCTCACCCACAAACCCGGTTTTGTACGGGTATCATTGCATCCTACCATGACAGATGAAGAGTTGCAAAAGATAATAGCGGGAGTGGAATACATTGCAACGCATAAAGAAGAACTCATCAAAGCTTATCGCTACAATCAGTCTACTAATGATTTTGAACGGATTGGAAGTGAATCTGTGGATAGGAAGGAAATTGCCGCCTTGTTTGCATTTTGA